Part of the Plutella xylostella chromosome 22, ilPluXylo3.1, whole genome shotgun sequence genome is shown below.
AATCAAAAATGTCAACATCAGTGAGATGCTTGTTGTAGCTATCTGCAGTTCgtcaaaaaaagtattttttgcatAGTTAGTGCTGCAACAGCTTgaaaaaaagataaattttGTACGAGAAGCGATTCGTGGTACTTTAATTCTACTTTGTTTAGTAAAGGAATTGAATCTACATggttgtttattaatttatataagaAAATTGAATCTAAGTAAGATCGTCTGATTTCAAGGGAAATTATATTGTGTCGCTCACCTGAGATTTTGTAGTCTTGAAAACAGTTACCTAATCGGTAGTctaatgattttaaaaatttgttttgtatttttttctaatctATCAATGTGAATCCTGTACTGAGAGTTCCATATCACGCTAGAAAAATCTAAAATGCTTCTGACGTATGAGTAATACAGTGTTATAAGTGTAGCAGCACGATTGAACGGTTTTGATACTCAAAAAAAAATCCAAGACTCCTATATGCTTTTAGAACAATGTTGTCAATGTGAATATTAAAATGCATTTTAGAACCGAGAGTCACGCCGATCCCTTATTTGGTTAACACGTCTTAATACTCTGTCAGAAAAATGGTAATCGTACAATATAGGATTATGTTTACGTGAAAAGGAGATTTCTCCggatttaaatgtaaatggtTTTGATTACAGTAGTCTAGGAAAGAATCGAGATCAAATTGTAATTGGTTGCAGTCTTCTAATGTAAGTATagctttataattttagtatcATCTGCATACAAAAGATGAAGTGAGTTATGCAAAAAGTTATCaatatcatttataaataaaccaaaTAGGAATGGGCCCAAATGCGATCCCTGCGGGACTCCTGATTCAATGGTAAGGGTCCTGGAAATATATCCTTTCAACGATACAGCTTGGCTCCTATTGCTAATATATGATTTTCGCAGTTTACACACCTACTAAAATTGTAACTTACACACAATGAATTAAAAATTTTGCAATGTTACTATAACTAGTTAATGAAGTTTTCTCctgttatttactttatgtttAACTTTTCGGCCCTCCAAGTCTATAAGTTTAGATTTAAGATAGcatgtatattttgtttccATATGACTGTTTGAagccaaaataaaacaaaataaaataaaataaaaatataagacgATATCCACCGAAACAGATTTCCGTGTATACCGatctttaataatttttttacaagaattttatgatttattttatcaaaaccTTTAGAAATAtcggtataaataataataataataataaataaatcttttattaATCCCATAAAAAGTGCACAGTATACATGATACCCCAAACAACACAGTTGTTTCTCGGGGTTAATTAAAAGTATACACGGCATGCACCTGGCAACCAGCATCAAGAGCATTAAGAATATAAtctgtataagtaattaaattagtttttacaCTTCGGCCTCGAAAGAATCCGTGCTGGTTTGGTGAGATATGTGGTGATATGGTTTTTATTAATTCGTGTGacacaattttttcaaatattttcattaatatattttcaaattgatttatttatgctaaggtcagatttttcaatagtagAGATAAATGCATGACAATAAGAAACCTCGTAATCGTTAGTAATAGCTTATTACAATTATACGAGATATCATGGTGTTTTACGCTGGTCTACGGCAAGGTCCAGTTATGCAACTTACGTGCCAAGTTTCATGATGGTAGCTTGAGCCGTTTGGACTGTGCGTTGATGCCCAGtcactttcttcttttatataaatatacagatAGATGATGGTAGATGTTCAGAAGcgaaatatatatatatatatatatatatatattaatatcccttactatcataattattaacgGAGACAGTAAATGACTACATGTACCCACTTAACCTACTCTTCAAACTAGCacccataaaaataaaaataaaaaaatcaaacaaaacatataCAATTCGGTATTATTTAATCAGAGCACTTTTCTATACTTTCTTCAACATAAAATTTGTACACTTTTTATTCAATTGGACTAGTATTTTCTTATTCTACTGTtgctttttttttaagttaaccGAGCATGGTGGCGAGGACATTCGCGGGCACTCCGGCGCCAGGACCCTGCTCGATGGTGGGCTGGTAGCCGTTGTTGTCGGCCAGGTAGGTGACGGTGTAGGTGACTCCGTCGGGACCCACCCACGAGTAGGAACCGCGGACTACCAGCGACTCGTTCTCCTGTCCGGCGTTCTTCAGCTCTCCGGTCTCGTCGTGCCTCTGCCCGTTGGATTGCTCGTACCTGGTGGCGGGAAGTGGattttattgagattttaatgtTCATTCTGTTTTGTTGCTTTGTTTGTACGACTGGTTTTGAATATGGAGCCAATTACTATCTCTAATTTCTAAGGCGATGCGACTTACCCGTATCTGTATTGTCCGAGGCCGATGTTGTCGAACTCATACCGCAGGATCTGTACGCCGTAGGCCTGTCGGGCCGACCTGTCctggggcgccgccgccgtcacCGCCACTAGAGCAAGGACTACGAACTGCGAACAAACATATATATGACATATAAGAATATTGTATACCAattaccaactagttttaagtcttttttctAAAAGATAGCTCAGAAGTTTCTTGattccgttcttctccttaaaacagaaagagccccttagtttgtaaaaattgtcgttcatcagaaaattttatatttatacgataaataaaaacatttgactttgactttgactttgactttgactttgactttgactttgactttgactttgactttgactttgactttgactttgactttgactttgaattTAATGATCCTGCGGTGTCACAACACTTCATTTTGTCACATAAAAATCACAACTAACCAATTTCATGTTGATTTTGGAGTGATCGGGTGCTCTGAATCGAGGTAACTTGAGGAATGTGTGGCGATAGATCTGGGCTCATCTTTTTATACTCGTTAGAATATGGATATAgtatgcattttttttcaaatcaaatcaaatcaattattttattgccatcaaGTGTACATTTTTGAATATATAAGTAGAATTTATGCATTTCAACACGCGTTCGGGGCGCTGCGGGACCGCCACTTCAAAAGCCAGCTGTGTATCGGCTGAGGACATCGTTTACGTCTTTCCAAATATATTTGTctaattatatgtttttatttttctgaaTCAGTTGAGCGGTGGTTAGATTTGATTGATGGATTAATAGTGTAGTGAAATTAGACGTTAACAATGCAAAATGCAATCACAGTAATTTTTCAATCAACTTGCAACAACAACAGTGTTAGATTATTTTTGACGAAAGTTACTAATACTCCAGTTATATGAAACATACCACATCGTAATGTCCCCTAACAGTACCTAGTGTATTCTGAAAATTGCAAACCCTGAAAACCTTGCTTATAATGCGCTTCAGCGATGTTTCAGATTTGTAGCGGCTAAAATTACACTGATTATTTTtagataaatacctaccttcaTTGATAGGTACTCTGAATTCATGTCTAATAGCTAATAGGTAGGTCCTATAAAAAATTAACGGggttgtatttttaaaattgtagCTTTACTTACCGCATCACGATTGCTTTCAATTGGTAAGGTAATACGGAAGCGTACGTACGTACTTTTAATTAAGAACTACTTAAAAGTAAGACCATCATAAGCAAAATATTGacgtgcaataaaatatttaaatattgatttCCAAATTGATTTAGGTAGGTTAGTTATAGCTTTTTACAATTTGTATACGAGATATTAAGGTGTTTTACGCTGGTCATTCGTAATTTTTTTCTTGGGCAAGTTCCAGTTATGCAGAAAAGATACCTACATGTACAAAGGGTACTTGGACTTTACATTCGTAAACGGAAGCGATGCAGTTTGTGATTCATGGGATGGAAAtgagtaaacaggaccgatgGCTCCCGCCACAAGCATAATAGAAACAATgtaagtaatgtttttttaaagtagccATATATATTGTGTCCAACCAAAAAGAAGCTACTAGGGTAGCTTCTTATTTACATGTCGTATCAgctgtacttatttatatgaacGTACGGGTCCAGTGCACCCTGACTAGTCAATGACTCACGCTATCTATCTAAACTATATAATTCTTTCACCAGCCCTGCCTAGACCTGCCCTAAACCCACAACTCTAGTGTTAGTCACCAACACGCTAAAAATAAGATTATGTGCCTAATCTCCACATTCATGTACGTACAGACACTAGTAGGTATGTGTACAAATAGAAGAATAATAGATAGCTTATTTCACATTATACATAGATAGTCTCAAATATTGACTTGACATATAACGATTTGACATACCATCAACGATTCTACGCGATAGGGTAATCTACAACGGACGAGTACATAATCTACCTCAAAACGAATATTGAAGTGAGAGGCTTTGTCAAGCATCATGAATGACGGTCCAAGGATGTTGTAGTTTTTCTCTAGTTTTCAAGTTGTCTAATAACTTTACTTTGCATAtcttttttgtaattaagtaCTACCAGCATGGCTGGGGTTTGGTTGCTCAATAATTGAGGGGATTGTAAAAAAGAACCTGATCCTGATGACAAGAAACTGTTAAAGAGATTTTGTTATGAAAGTTATCAGCTATTGTCGAACAAGAAGTATAAAACAAGTTTTTATGTATATCAAGTTTTGATACATATTCAACCAACTTTAAGTTTGTAACTACTGAGCTTCGACAAAACATATATGTTCGTTAATATGGCTAATAGTTTTTTAGGGCAAAGCGGGCTACCCCCGGCAACCACttgtatactttttatttaaccaAATCTAATATCAAAGCTCTGTTGTGTGTTACTGCTTCCCTTATAGAGACTTTTCACATCTCGCACTTTAAAACACGTggtttaaacaataaaaaaaacaacaacttgtttatatattttataaaaatatatttgctaTTGTCGCTGCATTATTTAAACATAGCATTTCATGTACCTAGTATTTTGAATCAAACATCCGGTTAGTTATATATTAACGAATTTCGTCAGCTTCAGCGGGCGTCCAGTGGTGGTCCGCGGTCTTGGCCAGTTTTGAACCTATTTTCTCTCCTTCATCCCGATGTCCGTGGGTATTACCGtatctgaaaaaatatattattttatataaatgttattataatgcttaaaacaattattaaatgaaaaccccaaacacaaaaacatttaaatatcaACTATGGGATAACAATACCATTTACCCAATGGACTATttaaagtatgtatgtatgacgGATAGCCAGTGCATAGCCTGCTGAATGAAATTACACTACATTGCACTAGATTACACATATATTCTTTacgggaacacccaaatattccgaaaaacttttttccgaatttgataaccccgaatatgtaatttacgaaatattgcaataccgatttttttaaataccgagttataataatcacgaaaattataatttcgaatattataatcacgaatattgatattacgattgttaaatatacgaatgttaaaaaatacgattactttaatatacgaaaaataaaataccgatttattataatcacgaaaaagtcaaatcccgatcggaaatatgataattcgtgattttgacaaaaaaacataaacgtctttaaaactttagaaccaaaaccaaaagataggtgcgacgacgagcaaagcgaggaggagcgtgttaggtgcacatagatatcgaaaaacaaagcggagcgcagcgaagcggagcggagcgtttcaaatatagagcaaaacaattgttaggatttttatggtgtttaaacttaaaaaccttaggacctaaacctaaagataggtgcgacgacgagcaaagcgaggaggagcgtgttaggtgcacatagatatcgaaaaacaaagcggagcgcagcgaagcggagcggagcgtttcaaatatagagcaaaacaattgttaggatttttatggtgtttaaacttaaaaaccttaggacctaaacctaaagataggtgcgacgacgagcaaagcgaggaggagcgtgttaggtgcacattgatatcgaaaaacaaagcggagcgcagcgaagcggagcggagcgtttcacataatatagcttaaaaaatattgtttttatacgcattatgctgcattattcataatagataaccatttcttgttaactaagaaacattcgggaatttgtattttcggaatattaaaacttcgggattcgtaatttaaataattcgatataataaaaatcgtacttttgaaacatcgaaataataatattcggaaaattgactttcgtcattttaatgaatgtgttgtttgaaatttcgtttattaactattcgtgattttcgttattcgaaaacttaaaattcgggattgtgaattattcggaactatgaaattcgaaatttaaaaaatcgttattttcatattcgtaaaaaagtaattcggaattatgtagtgtacccattCTTTACCTACCATcctactattaaataaaaatgacaaagATATTTGTACCCTTACCCATAGCTGCTGACGTCTACTTGGTCATAAGGACTGGCCTGCTTCACTTGTCCCTCCTGCGGGTAGGCAGCGCACGCGACCAGCACCGCCGCCAGGGATAGTAGCAACACCTGggagaaaaaaacataaatgtttcATGTGATGTGATCTACAGATTTTAATCACTAATCATTTTAGTAGTTAGTTTATCATTAATTAGTTTATATGACTTTCGTTAAATATAGTCGTcggtacaatttttttttagtttgttcCTTTGAGCTTTGGGACCAAGTGACAGTAAAGCAACGCACCAATGGAGCCTCATCTTAACGGGGTCCGCAAGGCAGACGTATTTCCTATAGGAATACACAACAAGACAgagttactctatactgacgaaaaacaaacgaacgagagctgtcgtgcaatctgCACATTTAATACAACGGGACAGAGCCGTGACTCGTGCAGCAGCGTTCCTACGTTTTCCGTGATATAGAATAAGAGTAAGTTCGCTTATCGCAACGGAAGCTTAAATTACACGTGTCTCATTTAGATGTAGATATCTAAGatatttgcatattttgagGACACTTTGTGTTGAATGTCGATAACATCGATACAGAGCTTCTTCTTCGGGAGATCCCAATTCTGACTGAGATTTTAAGCCGCGTTGGCTTAGAACTTAGGCTATAACGATAAAAACTACAAAAGGTCTTTCACTTACCAATTTCATGTTGATGAAAAATTCTTTTGTGCTAGGAAATTTTTTAAGATCTTGTCTTTTATACctgtttttgtgtttatttaaatgatatttCTTAAGTTTTCTGGTTTCTGTGCAAAATTTGCATTGTAAATGTCGACTTTGAATTTGATAAATGTGTTATACttattttgatataattaaGTAGTCGTTTCTTAATGAAACAtgatataatacttaaaattagattggatgttatttaattttagcatTGTCAATGTCATTACTTAAAGAGCAATAAGTAGATACCTAAGGCGCTCCGCTCACTGCACCAGAGTCGAGGCGGAGTCGCGGCGGAGGCGATAAAAAGCGCTCCTACCGTATGTTTTCTATATGCGAGCCCACTTTGACGCTCACTGGAGAAGTCGAGGCGGTGGCTCGGCGCGGGCGAGGTACAGGCGAGGCGAGTACTTGACATTGTAAATGAGCCATTATTCATTGCGCCCTAAAGCCACtgcgacgccgccgccgcgccgcctcgACTCTAGTAGGTAGTGAGCGGAGCTGTCTACAGtgcttaaaattaaatatttttgtgtttacaGAATCACTCCTAATTGTCACTCGttcaacccgagtccgttgtCTTTGTTATACGGGCCGATGCGATCCGTTTGCAAGTATAGATAATTCTGGCAAAAACTTCACATAGCAGTGGGACACTTACTAATTAGTGTCTTGTAGCaatactttaatttaaaatgcaaaAAGGGGTAAATACTTTAGCTAATTAATTTGCCAAATGTATGCAGATAGATGTAAAGGTTAGTCGGCGTAAAACCTGCGTATCAAGCCGGTACTACCGGTGTACTGCGTAGTCGGGATTGAACAGCTGCCGTACCACCACTGACAGATAAGCGATTCAGAATCCATAAGCATCGtagctcgcctgtcaaacatctgtcagatacattgacaaaggaataaagagagtacctggcataaaaatcggtacttaaaaatatatcgtagtctctttttaacttattggtgttatcctacgtaaaaaaggacaacagtagttttgtctttgcctaaaattacaacattgcgaccggtcgccatgttgattgacatccaaacacaaggtacttcagttgtcaaacaatttgtttgtttacatttttcaagaaaaaagccgccattttaattgaaaccaaagtttaggtaggcgcaattttttcgtggatatgccatgtcctctctttattcctttgtcaatggTCAGATACATACAAGTAAcatcagatttgacaagcgagcgacgctgcttatggattttTATTAcgaatgttcggtggtggtaaccccacacaACTTTTCAAACGTAATGAAGTGCCAAACTCAGCGCTGAGTAACGCGTACATATATAGATAAGCACACGACAATACAGATATAGGTCTTTGGTAATGCCCTATCAGTTCATTTACTTCTACCTTAGCGATGTTATGGGATTTTgtgataaatttatatcattacAGTGTTAAAATAGATATTAATTTGTCACCCATGATTGCGTGCAATGATGTTTAGGTGCATCGGTAgaggttttaatttaaattctatgttatttaagtttcaaTAAAATTCTTACACGTACAACGCATTTAATcatgttattaaataataaataaaatctagGAAACGTCTTGCAAATGCCTGCAGGTGTAGGCTACTCATAATGTTTTAACATTTTTGTGTGGTTGTGGGAACATCCATCATCAGATGCGGCCTTTAGCGTTTTCAATAGGTGTAATTCGACAGATGATGCACTTTTGCACttcaaaatacttaaattagcCACTGTATCTATCGAGGTAGAGTCTAAAAACGTTTGCGTTGGAAGCTTCCAAATAATTAAGCGGACGCACCACGTTTCATAGTCCGTAATCACGTGGAAAAGGCCAAGGTTTTCATTTTACGTACGTTTGTGTTCAATTGGTTTGTAATGGGTTGTATCATATGAGAACTGAGCACGCCTACTGATCCGCCTGCTAGTTGTTACGAGTATTACAAAGACTGATTAGTTGCATTTAAAGAATAATCATTTTATGTCTATCTATGTTTTGAAATTACACAATACTTAAATTTTACGTTCTGGTTACAAAGATTGAATGATTTGTCGATTTGAATGCTTACaagtttcaaataaattttacgACAAAACTAATATCGTGTAAAACTACCTAATCTTTAATTTATAGCACGCTCGGTGGTCCATATCTGTGTTTGACCCAATAACCTCTGAACTACTTGCACCAGCATCTTGCTCAAATTTCTGATACTCGTATATAGCTTTCTTTCCTAACAAATTGCCAAATTGggtataataaaatcaaatttaaaGCATCTCGCTGGTGAATTGCAGCGCCTGTTCCCACCAAACTGCCTCCTGATTCAGAAATGCTCTGTTTCTGAAACACTATCGAGATTGCGACCTCTGCAAGTCTGCAAATCTCGAGCGATCGCCTTCGCACGGTAATAACCTACGTTCTAAGATTGAGAAATGATGAATCGGGTATCGGTTACGTCACAGAGTGTTGAACCTCAGAGCTCGGCGCTGACCTCCGACACCCATCGCTTTCCTCCACTGCACGTGATGTCACATATTTCAGACTCAATCCAAGTATCACGACCGTTTGTCCCACAGATGTGCCAATAGTTGTGGCTATTCTACTTTTAAAAGTCACCTGTCATTTGTCATGAAAAATCTAGGTTCTGAATGACAGCTTTTGTTAACAGCGACTATCCTTCTTGATGTTGACACAGTATccaattgtatttaaattggaAAGAGCGTTTATAATAGAAAGCCCGCAAGCTCTTGGAAAGCTCACACAATAATCCCAATATGCAATAGAAAGAATGCAATCAGAAGGAATGTGCATGGccaattatatattattttggcTAATCGGCTTTCTTACATCATCCATACTTACTAGTTTTCTTTGATTCGGTACAAGGTTAAGAGAATGAATGAGTGAATAGTGTTGACATTTCGTATGCTAAAAGCTCTTACGtcctacatattttattatttcaccGTAGTAGTAGTAAGATTAATTTACTCAATGATTAatactacatattttttttaaagtccaTAGTTTTCTAACATTAtcttgttataattattttgggTACGAACTTAGTGCATGAAACAAATTGATAGGAATCAGAACAGACGTTTATATGTTTCACAGAAATGACACACACCATCAAGATTAACGTACGGGAAACATTTGCATGGCTTTACATCTGATAGTCAGCTTATGTAActctattgtattgtattgtataagttTATTGTCAGGGCGTGATCGATAACTATTGGACAAGCCAACTCAAATAAAAGGCATGCAAATGTAATCGAGACATTATTGTGAACAAAATCAATTGGCTCAAGATTAGTTTAGTGATAAAAACCTCGGTATAACtttcaaaatattgtttttaattattacaaaccttTAAGTATGAGATGTAACTTCAATTGTACCATGATTTCACATCATGACATCTGTGGATGTTCCTTTCGACACCTTCAACTCACAAATTATAGTACTTGACGAGGATATATTTCGACACGCTATCtgcaatataaataattatagagTATCATCCCTCTAAGCGAGCAATCAAGTAATCAGTAATAAAAAGGTACTTTTAGTACTTGACATAGACTCGGGTACCCTCGGCAACATAGGTACTCTAAAAAGATTTCCTGATGGGATCATTTCTcactgttattattattagtagttttattatgattatcCATGGTAACTTTTAGTGCAACGTGGTAcgctaatattttattgattgcaTAATTTTATAGTTCAGATCCGTTGGTTTTATAGACTCGTTAAAATTTTGTGCAATGTGGTGACTGTTGATgtcttaaaattttatacctaaaatatttctttatacATAAAGAAACAGCACTTTCATTCTGAATGAAATAACTTATTTGaaacttataaattaaaaccAGAAAACATacttagaaaatatttatttaaacactaaACAATCCTTCTATCATTGAGTCTAGTATCGCCTTCGCTAGGTAACGGCTGGAAGCCCTTATCATCTGCGACATAGAGCACAGAGTACCTCCGGCCCTGGGGGTCGGTGTAGCCGTACTCGCCCCTGACCACCCACACGTCGTTCACTACGCCGCCGTCCTCGCGTCTGTACGTGCCGTCTGAAGTCTCGTATCTGCAACATTGAATAGGGTTGAAGAGAGATTATATTCCAATGTCATTCTTGTAAAAAGTGGTTAAGAATAATGAACTGAATACCCCCATTTGCCTGTTTACcaattttgttataataatatctagtGGATCCTGACGCCACTGCATATTTAATATAGCAGGACAAAaatacttagttttttttttcgatgtccTACTTATTGCATTCCAGGTAGGGTTTCGTTCCCGtcttcccgggaattcccgttcccgggaattcccgggaaattcGTCTTTCCCGAAACC
Proteins encoded:
- the LOC125490327 gene encoding endocuticle structural glycoprotein SgAbd-5-like isoform X2, producing MIQVLLVFFVAAVLKTSTARSLSDTDLLKYTFNNNGHGSYSFEYETSDGTYRREDGGVVNDVWVVRGEYGYTDPQGRRYSVLYVADDKGFQPLPSEGDTRLNDRRIV
- the LOC125490327 gene encoding endocuticle structural glycoprotein SgAbd-5-like isoform X1, with protein sequence MRLIQVLLVFFVAAVLKTSTARSLSDTDLLKYTFNNNGHGSYSFEYETSDGTYRREDGGVVNDVWVVRGEYGYTDPQGRRYSVLYVADDKGFQPLPSEGDTRLNDRRIV
- the LOC125490326 gene encoding flexible cuticle protein 12-like, coding for MKLFVVLALVAVTAAAPQDRSARQAYGVQILRYEFDNIGLGQYRYGYEQSNGQRHDETGELKNAGQENESLVVRGSYSWVGPDGVTYTVTYLADNNGYQPTIEQGPGAGVPANVLATMLG